DNA sequence from the Poecile atricapillus isolate bPoeAtr1 chromosome 4, bPoeAtr1.hap1, whole genome shotgun sequence genome:
CTTGCTTGAAGCTGTGCTCTCGCACTCAAGCGTCTCATGCTGTGGAATGCTGCAGTCCTGCACCTCTGCTGCTCTTCATCTTTGGTGGCTCTTGCTCACCTGCTGCTACTGCCTCTGCTCTGCATGGCACAGGACTTAAGGGTAGCTGAGCGGGGCTTTAATGAGCTGCTGAGCTTGCTGCCTTTGTGCTGGGTGTGAGATGCCCAGCAGCATTCTCACTTGCATCCTGTGCTTCCTGGTCACAGATTCTCCTGCGGTGATGGTCCTCCTCGCTCTCACCGAATTCTTTAATTCCATTTTCTCAGTATCCTGCTCTCTAGCACTTTCATACCAAGTCATCGTGTCCTTTTTTCAGTTGAACCTGTGGTTAAACCCAAGCCAGCCAAGAGGGGGGGAGAGAAGAATGCTGGCAAatcaagaaggaagaaaaacagagggaaaaacaagaagaaagggACTCCTTGTGAAATGGAATACAAAAACTTTTGCATCCATGGGGAATGCATTTACCGAGAACATCTCCAGATGGTGACCTGCAAGTAAGTTCCTTGTACCTTGTGAGTTAGGTGTCATTGCCGTGAGCCATGTGAGGGCTCAGAGGAGAAATCGGTGTCAACTCGGTGTAGATCCATCTCCTGCCGTATTTTGACTGAGAATCTTTCTGCCATGTAAATTGAGTGATGATGGAATCTGAGATGCATAACAAGCCACTGAACTCATCAGTTGGTCAtaaactcaaaccaaaagaatGAAAAGGCGTGTCTTTCTGGAACATCACACCCAAACTAATCTCGACTTGTTGAAATGCTGACAAACCTTGTGCTAGAGCAGTGACTGCATTTCACGAACATGCTCTGAAGGGAGCATCTTGAGATTCATGGGAACCTCAGAAGATGTCTAAGTCAGGTCTGAGTATGTGTGGGTGTCCTTGGCTCCAGACAGCACAAGAGCTGATAAGAACTTGTGTTAATATTTACTTGCAGGTGtcatcaggatttttttggtgagCGCTGTGGTGAACAGTTCATGAAGACTCAAAGGAAGAATGATGTGGCAGACTACTCAAAGACTGTGTTGGTAGTGGTAGCTGTCCTGCTCTCAAGCGTCAGCTTCATTACTGTACTTATCATTGTGATAGTGCAGTAAGTATTATCCTCTT
Encoded proteins:
- the AREG gene encoding amphiregulin; translation: MRAAVLMAVLAALAASRAAAGSSPNATEPQRHEEREPGSREGEPVPGPDYEEDEEEDEEAPPVHQYIVDDLIRVEPVVKPKPAKRGGEKNAGKSRRKKNRGKNKKKGTPCEMEYKNFCIHGECIYREHLQMVTCKCHQDFFGERCGEQFMKTQRKNDVADYSKTVLVVVAVLLSSVSFITVLIIVIVQVRKKCPQYEEKEERKKLRQENRNGHVGV